The genomic region GAGCGGCGATGGTGGCCCCAGAGGAGCGAGTGCCGGTCGCGGCCTGAGGAGGAGTGAGCGGCCAGAGGCGCGTGTGGCGGCTCCCCACATGCACACGACAATGATGCCCACCTTGACGAGCGCGCAAGGTGCTGTCGTCTCTAGCAGCGTTGGCCACTCGAGGCGCATGCTACGAGGATCCACGATCTGTATGATGGTTTGGACGTCCTTCGGTGACCAACTCCTCCGATCTAGTGGTCTCGGCGACGTCCTTCGACGACGACCTCCTCCAatccttgttttatgcatgcggtTGTTGGTTGAGCCTATATTAGAATTGTTTTCCATTAATTATGATGTACGGTGCAGATATTTATGCAACTTTCTATAACGATTTATACTTTGCACGATATTAGTCATTCAATTTTTGCGTTTATGCTGTGGGAACGAAAATATCATTCAAAATTTGTGCGCATGTAATGTAAACTCCCACGACATGCCATAATTTTGGATCTGCATAAAAATAGGAACCACAAGCAAGCGCCTAGTGGTTGCCATATTTTTCGGATCTGCATAAAAAAGGAACCACATGAATGTTGGATCATTTTTTACGGTCATAACTGCATTTGTTTACGCTCAAACCGAAGGTTTTTGCGCTTGAACATGCATGTATcgtattgcataaatatctagatcgtgtagcataattagtatcaacaTATATCATAAACTGATTCTAACTAAACTAACCGCACAACTATTTGAGCGATCCaacatttatggaggaaataaaacatttaaataagattttttgtttccatgcataccaatctatttcctttcattgcacattactgtcATTCTAAATTTGTGCGCAAGCAACAGGAAACAAATTTTTACGCATTGTACCAATTTGCATAAATACATACATCGTGTACCATAATTACTATATGTATATATCATAAAGTGGTTCAAACGAGCCTAAATGCATAGCTGTTGGAACGATCCTATATTTATAGAGCCATCCATTTTTGCACGCATAATGAAAACGAAAATGTCATCTAAAATTTACGCACATGTAATCAACTCCCACGATCTATCATCATTATGGGATCAACCATAAAAATAAGATCTACATGCATGCGCCTACGCGTGTGGACGTGGTCTGGTGTCTGGGTGAGTTTTTTATGCTATCGATATGAACTATTTACCCTATTTACGCAGAAAAACAGAACCCCAATTTATGGCTTGCGTCCCACATGGGGGGTTCGGTGTTTGACTGACGCGCGTGGAAAGGTTTGACCTGGTGCATGGCAGCTGGACACACCTGTCCGCACGCACCTCGTCGTTCGGCGTGCCTAGGCTTCCTGTACGACCTCCTCTGATTTGGTGGCTTTGTGGCAGCCTCCGACGACGACCTCATTTGATCCATGTGTTATGCATTCCATGATATTTTTTTTGCCGACCACTGCAATTTTTATACATTCCATTTGAGGATTTTATGATGATGAATATGACGTCTATTATGTGGCTTTGGGGTTTCTACGAGATTAACATTACGGTATATCTGCCATTATTTTATGCGCAAACTTGATTTTTATCAACATCTCTCACTTTGGCTCTGTTTTTATGGTCAAATCTGAGGATTTTTACGCTCATAACTGAAGATTTTTACGCTCAAACCTGGACTGCGCGCACCCGTGAAACACATGCCATATTTTTCGTGTGCGGATAAAAAGGAATCATGTGACTTATGGTGTCCATAATTGTCATAAAAAACAAATCTCCTAATCAACTCACCTAGTTAAATCCTCTAATCAACTTTTTTAATCAAAACCCTTGATTTATGGTGGATGCATGGACGTGGGGGTTGTTACTTGGTAGTGAATCAACATTTATGCTATATCTAACACTATTTTATGCTCAAACTTGAGGATTTTTACAATCAACGCATCAGAGTTATCAACGTCTCTCATGTTGGCTAGCTATTTATGCTCAAACCTGAAGTCTCGCATGCACAATAAAAGGGAATCTCATGATTTATGATATCCATAACTATCATAAAAATCATCTTGTTGAGCATTGTAACAACATTTACGCCATATCTCACATTATTTATGCTCGAACTTGTGGATTTTAAGCAAAAACCTAGGATGTGCACACACAATGTCTTGCATGCATATTTTTCGCATGCACAACATTTTTTGGACCAACCATAATTTTGGACCCGCCATAATGTTTCGGATCTGAAACCACACCTACCATAATATTTGACTAAGCAATGGTGTAACGGTTGTGCGGGTATGAATCAAATTTGGTTCAAAGCCTAGGTCGTGAATGTCAGGTTCTCCACCAATAAAAGTTATTAGGTCTATCAAAAGATTGGGCCACATCTATACCCTAGCTAGCGGTGAAAACGAAAACGGTAATTTTCGGATACCTGGAATTGTTTTCAAAGTTTTACCAAAATTTAGGTCTAAATGGAAACGATTACCGAAAATACGGAAACAAAATCGGTAGAAAAACTCGGATTCGGAAACGATTTGGGTCTCTTTCGACCGTTTCTGGAAATTACTGTTTTTATTCGGTATTTTAAAAAAAACCTGAACTGAtctttataaattcataataaattcatcttagcttagaaaaatataaaactaattttattattttCCTAAAATCAAGATCTATCTAATGGTACATAGTTTAGAATCGTTTGAAAGTTTTATAAATCttatttatgttttcttatcTTTTATTGCTCTTGATACATATATCCATGATTTGCACGAGAACTTAAGAAGGACAAAGAGAACACTAATTATATTGACTTTGCCAAGTAGTAGGAGTACAAATAGAATGTAAGTGCCATATCATTATACACATCTTGATTCTACTTTATttaaatacataataatgatTTTATTATTGTATGACTTCTTACTTTATATATTTATTATGACCTCCTATTttatatattattactaattTTATATGAATGTATGACTTGCGTGAATTTTTTAAGTCAATTGAGGGTACATGTTACGGTTTTACCGATCGAATTTTAGGTTTTGATCGTAACCGATGTAATTTTCGTACCGAACTTTCATTTCTGATGTTTCTGAATTACCGACGTCGTTTATTTTGGTTCCGAAGTTACCATTTTAATCTCGTTTCTGAGGAAAAATATGGAAACAAAAATTATTTTAGTGTTTTCTgatcgtttccgaccgttttcacccctaaCCCTTGCCAAGCGAATGGTATGGTGGACCAATGGACTAGAGTCCCACGATCCCCAACCAAGGTAGTGTCCTAGTGGAGACACGTGGAAGCGTCAGACCATTAGTCAATGTTCAGACACTTTGACCACTTTAGTACAACGATAAAAAAACACTCAATTCACTTCTAATTCTACCACCTAGTGAACGATATTGATTCCAACTATTTCCTTGACcatcctagggctacctagtactGTATTTAACAAGTATACACTATACCAAACCTAGGTCAAGCTATAAGTTCATACCCTCCTTACAATATGGTCAAACAAAAAAAACAAAGTTTAAAATTATCTAGGGTCTCTCAACTCTAAACATATGAACCTCATTTGTCCTTAAACTTATCATTCATCCTTTAAAAACCTAAATAAATCCAAGCATGAAAACCATTTGTTTCCCAAGCAATTATCATTATCTTGACTTAGCTCAAATTGTCTCTATAAGACATATGTTAGTCACAATAATGTTACTTAACGCTTTCAAGCGAACCAAATGCTTTCAAGGTTATTTATATATGTCGTTTATTTAGTTAGTATTAACTGAGATGCTCTAATTCATATATGTAGTCTCACCAAGACTTTGTTCTGGGAGGGAAAAGTTGGTGTGTACCTTGTAGGCACGTGTTTCAACTTCCAAGCTTTCTCAGCAATCTTACAGTTAAAATTTTTGTTTATTTGTGCACTTAATATAACTTTTGTTACAAGATGCTTCATAACTTCCACTGATCCAAGCTACCCATAATTTGCACTGCTACCAACCTTCTGTACGTAATTTCGTGCTGTTTATATTCTCATTCCTGAACATTCTTTGTTCACCAACGAAGACGTATGACAACCATTACCTATACTACTCAAATCCATAGCGTCATTGCGATGATTTATCCTGAGGAATGAACCTAGTAGCGTGATATTAACAACAGCGGCAGCATTCTAAGGAAAACAGTGTATTGCATTAGGAATTAGAATATGAAACCCCAGAAAATAGAACATCTTGAAAAAGACGACAAATTAATTCCAGTTAGCCTCTCGAACCCTAAAAGGAATACAGTGGGGGTCATCACACCACAGGATATAAGTATCATAGTCTACGAGTTTCTTTACTAGATGCACATATATATATTCAGAAAACTTCAAAAATCAAATAATGTTCTCCAAACCTTGATACTTCCTCCTTAAAGCTATTATCAAGCATCCTGCACACAGAGATGTTCATCATATATATAAAGCTAAAGTACAACAGACCTTTCTTGTGGAGGCCTTTCAAGTTTAAATACAACAAATTCTTTACATTAACATGAAAATGCTTTGAAGGCAAGCCAGCAAAACCTGTGCACAATTTAAAATATTTAAAAAATATGCACAAGGGAAAAATGTTTTCATACTGTAAATACGGTACCATAGAAATCACCTTGTCAGCCAAGATACTCTTGCTGTACAATTGAAGATTATCAATCTCGAAGACCAAGCTCAACCTCAATGTCGTCATCCTCTTCAAATAGCTTTAGCAGACGTGCATGCTGTTCctgccttttcttcttctgccaATACTTGAAAATAACAAATGACAACAGAATGACAGCCCCCACTCCTAGGAGGACGAACAAAACTGTTTTGCCGGTATGGCCCTTTGGCTGAGCTTCAGCCTTCTTATCATCGTTGGATGTTTGGGGATCACCAGCTAGCACTGCAAATATTGTAGGCAGTTAGTTGTCTAAAAGTGAAAGTCTGTTTAATACTTGAATAGACACCTATATTTTGTTAGTCTGCACTTGCACAGATTTTAACAGAAGGAAAATGAAGCAACATAACAACAACAAGAAAGGGACATCACATCACAATTATATAACTTACTGTCTTCAAGAATCCAAAAATGGTATAGCATATAAGAAACATAAACATTTTTCAGTACTCAGTAGTTAAAAGGTAAGTGTATTGTTATCAAATCTTAATGATGAGTCATCGTTTCCTGATCAGTGGACCTAGCATTAGAGTTTCCAACTGCACCAACCACGTCTCATTACCCAGTCATGTGCAGAACTTACACAGAGTGCTGGCAGCAAAACCAATTTTAGATGGTACTATGCACATAAAACACTAGCTGGCTAGGTAGAAGTCCTAGACAGTATAACCAGGCCAGCCATGGTCAGCTTAAAAACATTTATCATGTTCTTAAAAGGAATACTGCGAATATTTTGTTACTTCAAATAACAGATTCATTGTTTATAAAGTATCATGCAAAACAGCAAGCATTTTTCACACTCGCGCCACATTCATCAATTGTAAATTGTCTATTGGGCTTTTGTAGTATAAATAACCACAGGCCTGGCCATTTAACCCCAGTTAGTTTTATCTTAACCTTCTGAAGTTTAATCGAACCAAATGAAGACTTTGGTATTTCAATTGACTGAACTGGTAACCAGGTTCCTGTATCGATGTGATCGAGGAACAGGAATGTGGTATGCGGTACACTACTAGAACTAGGTTTTAGCACTACGTGAATGAGATTGTTCCCGTGTTTCTGGAACGAAACGAACATTTCCGGAACGAGGAACGTGGCCAAGTTCCACATTCAATTCAGGGGGTAGTAGATAGGAGTGTACAACTTCCTGGTTATTTTTTTTAATAACGGGGCAAACCCAAATTTCATCACTTGAAGTTCGAAGAATCGAAATTGTAGCAATAGTTGTGTGTCTTTTTTTTCCAGATTCAAGGTTGTAGGAACTAGGAAGTAATATAATTGGAGATTTGTGTTGTTAAGATGTCAATCCAAAAACTTATAATATTTAAGATACATCACTAACATTTAACCATCCTTTTTTTTCTAGGCCAAAATGGTTTATCTTGTGCTAAGGGGGTCTCTACATTTAACTTTCATAACTTTATCTCACACAAGGACCAACTATGTGGCTTTAGCACTCTAGATCATAATGCCTGTAAGCTGAAATCGGATCCATTGGGCTCAGGGTACGACCAAGCCTCCAATCTCCCGAACTTAAGCATATAACCTGCTCGTCATACATAACTTCACAAACTCCCACCGGAGACGGCATTCATCCTCCCTAGCCACCCAATAATTGTCAACGAAAGTGCCGTCTACAATTCAATTAGAGTCAAAATACAGGAGGGAATTGGGAATATGTTCAAGGCAGACAATATTGGTAGCGATTCCCCAATCCCCGCCCCGACTTCAACTAGATCTCGCTGTGACCCTCTCCCGCAACGCCCCGAATCAAACGGTTAACAAGCAGATCGAGAGCGCTAACCTGCGGTGAACTGGGCGCAGATCCCGGACGCAGCGAGGAGAAACAGGACGACCGGGGCCGGTCTGGATCCGCCCCTCATCTCCGGCCGGAACGCGCCGATCCTTCCTCTCCCTCGGTTCGCTTTTTTCGTGGGGGTGATGGTGGGCTGGTGGCCTCGTGGTTGGTTGGGTGGTGTCTGGCTGCTTGAGCGCGCGGTGGTGGCGCTTGTCGGCCTGGCGGTTAGGCCTTGGCGTTGGGCCGTTTGTAGTGGTAGTAGACGGGCCGGACGCGGCCGGGTTTGGTTCGCACCGAAGGCTCCGCTTTGCTGCAGCTGGATGGTTCTTTTCGACGGCGTTGCGTCGCTGCTGGTGGGCCATGGTACCGAATCGGTGTGACCGATGTCGCTGCTAGACGGACCGATGACACCAGTTCGCCGTGCCGCATGACGGCGTCACGACCGAGCCATGGCCGCTGCCCGTTGCACGCTTCCCAAGAGCAAAGACCACAGAGCTCCCATTTACTGCGCCATGCCAACAATGGCAGCAGGAGCCCGGTGCCACATTTACTCACTCActccccaatccacccaccaaccaACCCAGAACCTCTCTACATTCCTCTTCCTCCTCTATAGTCTATATACACACACCAAGAGCAGGCTGCAGCAGGCTCACGCCGCAACCTAGCTAGCCTGCACGCACTCTCACTGACCACGACCAGCGCTCAGCCTTCTGCTCCGGAAGCTAGCTCTCCGGCCAGCCACCCCACCCCGTCCACCCGACAATGGCGGCCGCCGTGGCCCTCCTCCTGCTCTCCGCCCTCGGCGGAGCGGCGGCGCAGGTGTTCCCTCCGTGGAACGGCACGTTCCCGATGGGGCCCGGGTTCGGAGGCGGGAGCAGCAGCGGCGGCGCggccgcgggcgcgggcgcggggacgGGCGTGCCGGCGATGTTCGTGTTCGGGGACTCGCTGACGGACAACGGCAACAACAACGACCTGAACTCGCTCGCCAAGGCTAACTACCCGCCCTACGGCATCGACTTCGCCGGCGGCCCCACCGgccgcttctccaacggctacaccaTGGTCGACGAGATCGGTACGTGGCTCATCCACCGGTGCCTGCATGCTATACATTGCTATGCTGCTACTTCTCTGACTTCCCTGACGGTCTCTGTCCATCTCAAGCTGCTAGCTTATTCTTAATTTAGATTTAGACGTGCTCTCAACCAAGCTACCTGCTGTAGTAGCCGTGCGGTGTTTGCACAGAGAGCTTGCTCGTCTTTAATCACAACTGGAAAGTACTAGGTGAGATTAAGGGTATGTTTGGTTTTTGGCTAACTATGTCACACTTTACCTAattttagtcgttcgaattgaggaACTAACCTTAGACACAAAAGGTAgccaaagtgtggcaagttagacagcgaaccaaacatgccctaaattTGTTGGCGACTGAACGAAAAAAAGTGCTCGAAAGATATGGTTGTTTATAGGGTTATTACTGTAGCCTAGAGGCAGTGCAATATTAatgttgtttactcttaattttaggaggtgtttggttctgtggactaaagtttagcccgggtcacatcaagcgtttaactttcaaataggagtatgaaatatagactcaaccaactgtactagattcgtctcactttttaatcttcggctgagaaattagttttataattcgactacatttaataccccgaacggaggttcaaacattcgatgtgatagaggctaaattttagcaggggcaaaccaaacacccccttagtagaAATGCTAGTTCCAGCTAGCTAGCACACCTTAAAAATATCATCTATCTGATTCTCTCCACGAAAAAGAAACAGAGTCCAGTACAGCGTCAGAGCTCATTTACTCAAGGAAGGAAATTTCACGAGTACTCTAAAGTATA from Zea mays cultivar B73 chromosome 6, Zm-B73-REFERENCE-NAM-5.0, whole genome shotgun sequence harbors:
- the LOC100278419 gene encoding uncharacterized protein LOC100278419 precursor, with the translated sequence MRGGSRPAPVVLFLLAASGICAQFTAVLAGDPQTSNDDKKAEAQPKGHTGKTVLFVLLGVGAVILLSFVIFKYWQKKKRQEQHARLLKLFEEDDDIEVELGLRD